Proteins encoded by one window of Anaerobacillus sp. CMMVII:
- a CDS encoding DUF6115 domain-containing protein has protein sequence MAYFITISFLLHFITFFIIIVLVQKINAKSVLGGANEQEKLKKEIEDLLVAYTIEMKEENEKLVNKLVLKQKIKEKDQSSQIKLNAKQEEQTIKTPIRTQDRPIQMVNIEDTFAPPIFEQTEDIIEQSATAQVLSLANQGFSTNDIAKRLGMGAGEVELLLKFHK, from the coding sequence ATGGCATATTTTATTACAATTAGCTTTCTACTGCACTTCATTACTTTTTTTATCATTATTGTCTTAGTACAAAAAATAAATGCGAAAAGTGTATTAGGTGGCGCGAATGAACAAGAAAAGCTAAAAAAAGAAATAGAAGATTTATTAGTTGCCTATACAATTGAAATGAAAGAAGAAAATGAAAAGCTTGTAAATAAGCTTGTCTTAAAACAGAAAATTAAGGAGAAGGATCAATCAAGCCAAATTAAATTAAATGCCAAGCAAGAAGAGCAAACTATAAAAACACCGATAAGAACTCAAGATAGACCGATACAAATGGTAAATATAGAAGATACCTTTGCACCACCAATCTTTGAACAAACGGAAGATATCATCGAACAATCTGCCACTGCGCAGGTCCTTTCCCTAGCTAATCAAGGTTTTTCTACAAATGACATTGCTAAACGTCTCGGAATGGGAGCAGGGGAAGTGGAATTATTATTGAAATTTCATAAATAA